Genomic window (Sediminispirochaeta smaragdinae DSM 11293):
ACAGGGCCGATATTTCCGGCGGCATCAACCGAACGAGCCTTGAACGAAAACCTGTTCAATTGCCCTTCCTTTATCGGAAGCTGTACAGCCCCTTCGTACCGAAGCCATACTGGCTTTTCATCCTGCGATTGACCGTCCGTAAGTTGATATTCGATGGTTTCATCGTCGCCGCTGCTTGTGCAAACCACGGTCGAATCCCGGAGCTCAAGCTCGACACGTCCGGGAGGAATCGAATCGTAGGAAAGTTCCACAGGCTCGGCTGCAAAGCTGATGTTTCCGGCGGCATCCATCGCCGCAAACCGGAGAGATGCCTGTTCATGTGAACCCTTTGGCAAACTCAGCACCATATGAGACTCCCCTCTGGGAGAATCCACCCCCGGATAAGGGGCAGCCCCGTCAAAGGCAATCTCATACAGAATGGTTACCGCTTCCTGATCGGAAACGGAAATGTCGAAGGCATAAGAGCCTTCGGACTCTTCGGAAACCGAGACGATGGGTTTGTCCGGGGGAAGGGCATCAAAGGGAAGCAAGAGCCGCCTTTCCTCACTCGGAATGCCATTCTTTCCGTAGGCTACGGCCCGCAATTCTATAGATCCCTGCTGCGCCCAATCATTCGAGTCGATGGTAAAAGAGCCGCGGTATGGAAGGGCAAAGCGATCGGGGGTCGCCCCGTTAAGGGTATAATAGATTGATTCATCCTGAGAAGAGGTAAGTGTTACCGTCAGATTACCCGAAAATGGAAGCCCTTTATCAAGCTCGATGCCAGGAGCACCGGGCCTCCGATAATCCATGATATAGAGATAGCGATATTCACTTTCATAGCCGGGCAGGGGATCCTCAAGCTCTTCTCCATCTATCGTAAACCGCAGCGGATACACGCTTCGGGCACCAGGTGTTCCCTTTAAAGAAATCGCCCCTCCGTTTTGTTGGTTGATTTCTCCGGCATTACTCAGAGCATATACCTCTATTTGCTCCGGGAGCTCAATGGAAAGGGCCTTTGAGTAGAGTCCGCTGGGAGGAAGCTGGAAGCTACCGGTGGGATATTGGGCAAAGGTGACTTCGCTACGCAGCGGCGTCGTCGATCCCAAGGGAAGTGCCGCGACCTTCAATTTCACAAGCCCTCTACTTCGAATAAGAAGCGGTTTCGTATACGGGGCCCCCCTGAGGACAGGATCCTCGTCGTCGATGGTATAGCGTACCCACTCAAAACCATCGGTATCGACATAAAAAAGCTGTGCATTGCGAAAGACGCCGGGAACGGGGTTTATAATTGAAAGGCTTTCCGCACCCTTACGGGGCTTTTGGACATAGGAGGCTGCAAGGATGCCGGTATTACCGGCCTGATCCACGGCATAGGCCTCGACGGCAACAAGCGTTTCATCGGAAAATGGAATTTTCTCCTTTTTCCCCGACCAGCGCTGAAATGGCACATGCTCCGTATGATCCGTTGATACGACCCTGAAAAAGAGAGAGTCCTCGGGATCATGACCGGAGAGAGAGAAAAACGTGTTTTCCTCAATGGCAATGATCGGAGAGAGCGGAATTTTTTTATCTATAAGGTAACGATACTGGGTACCATCCTTCAGCTCGATGGTATACTGCCTCTCCTCTCCCTGCAAAGCGGTAAGTCTGACGGGATTTGAAAAGGATTCCCACTCTCCGGCATTCCCATGATGGGTACCGATATCGATACGGTAGGCGACCTGCCCCTCCCCCCCTGCGAGAGAAAAGAATATATCACGATTATAGGCGCCGGGTTCAGGCGAAGGGATGTAAGGGTTTGCCGTTGCAAAAGCGCTTAGGCCCCAAAAGAGTACAAGGACAAACATAGTACGAGGAGAAAACCGAAACATTGGGTTATTTCTCCATGCCGAGAATCTTTCGTAAGATTTCCCCTACTTCGGGATCATCCTTGGTATAGTTGGTTTCGACCTCCTCCGGCGTAAGCCCCACAAGCTCATGGCTGCTGTAATGAATCCAAACATCATCGTCTGGAGAAGGAATCGTTATTTTTCGGCAGTAGAAATCGGGAATAATGGGAGGGGTTTCCGAAAGATAGGTCAGTTCTTTGTAATCATGAACGGCAACCTTCAAATCCTCCCGGGGTATACCGTGCTGAAGGATCACATCGGCAAGATAGTTTACGGTATTTCCCGAATCGAAAATATCATCCACAATCAGGATCTTATCCCCGTTTCTCAGGTATTCCGGTTTATAGGTCCAACCGTCGATCATGACCTTCGTCTGCTCTTTGATATCAGAATAACTGCGGGCCACGACGGCGGCATAGAAAACCGGCCTGCTGTCTTTCCGAACCAGCTTAAAGTACTCGCTAATGATGTTGCCGAGATAGGCCCCTCCGCGAAGAGAAAGATACACGACATCGGGTATAAACCCCGCCTCATGGATACGGTGGGCAAGTTTGATGGCATTGTTTCTGACAACGGTATAGGGGATAAACTCTTTACGCATTCGTGGTGTCCTTCCTCTCTGTATTGGGAAGCCGGTCACTGCCGCCGAAAAGCATCTCGGCGGCAGGACCTATCTTCACCACTATTATCGTACTATACCAGCGAAAAATTCACTACCCTCTCTTTTATAATAAATTTTGTACTCTTTCACATTTTTGTCATTCATTGCATCGTAGAAG
Coding sequences:
- a CDS encoding phosphoribosyltransferase, which translates into the protein MRKEFIPYTVVRNNAIKLAHRIHEAGFIPDVVYLSLRGGAYLGNIISEYFKLVRKDSRPVFYAAVVARSYSDIKEQTKVMIDGWTYKPEYLRNGDKILIVDDIFDSGNTVNYLADVILQHGIPREDLKVAVHDYKELTYLSETPPIIPDFYCRKITIPSPDDDVWIHYSSHELVGLTPEEVETNYTKDDPEVGEILRKILGMEK